AGCTCTTCTGAAATGTCACCCATAAGCACGAATTTCTACGATCCTGTTTTTGAAACAAGTGTTGGGCAAATGGGGGGATTTCCGGACGGTACCTACATTATCACATTTTATGTTTACGAAGAGGGTGGAGGTCTGGTCGGAACAGGTGATTTTACACAGAATGTAGAGAATCATGCAGCTCCTGAGCTTCAGTATCCGACCGATAACAGCGAAGTTACAGAACCGTTACCAATTTTCATATGGTTTCCTTCATTCCCTCCCGGAATCGTTGAATACTCGATCAGGATAGTCAATATACTGGAGGGACAATCCCCTGAAAGTGCCATATCCGCTAATCCGGCCTGGCTCACTGCGAATGATATTTTTACTGAGGAGTTAGTTTATCCTGTGTACGCCAGCTCTTTTAAATATGGAGACAGTTACGCATGGCAGGTTGAAGGTTTTTACGATGGTTCTTCTGTTGGCAAGAGCGAAATCTGGACATTTTCCTGTGTAAATCCTGGAATATTCGGCGAAGAAGGTTCAGAAATATGGAGTTTTGAAACAGGTGACAGAGTTCAGTGCAGCCCTGCAATTGCACTTGACGGAAGCATCATCTGCGGAAGTTTTGATGGATTTATCTATTCGCTTGATCAAAAGGGAAGCGAATTATGGAGGTATCCCGCGGGCGGTCCGGTATATGCAGTTGCCATAGGGCAGGATGGAAGGATTTTCGCAACGGGTGATTTTGGTATCTGCTGCATCGATCCTTCAGGCTTTCTGGTGTGGAATAACAATATGACGGGGCCTGTAAGGGCATGTCCATTGATTCTCCCGTCGGGAAAACTCTACGCAGGATCCATAGAGGGAATATTTTATTCAATAGACACGTTCAGCGGAGAAATCGCGGATACATTGAAAACAGACAACAGTATCGTTCTCCCCGCAGCCTCTGATTCATCCGGAACAATTTACTTCACCTGTGATGCCAATAGTATATATGCCGTAGATGATGATAGCAGCGGTTTTACTACGAAGTGGACATTCCGTGCCGGTGACAGTTTTTCGGGGGGCCCTGTTATATTTGGAGATAATATCTATGCCGCAGCAGGGAAAGAAGTCCTCTGTTTCAGTATGGATGGTTCACAAATCTGGAATTCCAGACTGCCTTCGCAGATCTATCCCGGACCTGTTGTCTCTTCCAATGGTACCGTTTACGCAGGTACCTGGAGCGGGAACATATACGCTCTGGAATGGGACACTGGAAGAAGAGCCGGAGCGATACCGGCCGGGACGGTGGTAACATCAACTCCAGCGTTGAACATTACAGGATCACTGTTCTTCGGATGTGATGATGCCTGCTTGCACTGTTTCTCGGCATCAGGATTTCTTCTCTGGAAGTTCGAGACGAAAGGTGCTGTCCGTTCCAGCCCCGTAATCGGTATTGATGGCACCGTCTATTTTGGAAGTGATGACAACTGGATCTATGCTATAGCAGGTTCCGGGTCAGGCCCTATGACTGACGGATGGCCGCAGTACTGCAAAAATTCCTTCAACAACGGCTTCGTAGATATTCCGGGTGAAGAACAATGAGAGCAGCAGCCCTGCTGTTGCTTCTTGCCGTTGCTCTGTCCATATCGGACGGCATTGAAATATCGGGAAGTTCCTCTTTTTATTCTCAGTATTCCTCCGAGGATAATGGATGGTCCGAAATGCCGAAACAGTTCTGGCGCTGGAGATTCAATCCAGTATTCAATATTTATGGCTTACCTGTTGCCGCAAGTGTGTTTGTATCATCAGAAGAGAGTATGCAGAGGCAGAACATGAACAGGATCTACATCTCATCGACCCCCTCGGCATCTGCCCGGGAAGGATCTGTCCTGTCCTGGGTATCATCCGTCGGTATTGGTGCTTCAAACCCTTATTTATCAAGATTTACATTGAATGCAGTGAATATTTCAGGCGTGAATCTTGCGCTTAATCCAGGTGGATTCTATTTTGCTGCTTCCGGAGGTAGAAACAGGCGGGGGATTGAATCAACGGATAATAATCCGGGAGAGTACGAACGAAATATGTACGCGGTGAAAACAGGTCTCGGATCTCCCTACGGCAGCCATCTGCACCTGTGCATGCTGTACGGTAAGGATATAGAAGATTCGATATTGGAAGACAGCACTTTCAGAATTACTCCATCCGAGAACTGGGTAGCGTCAATTAGCTCGGGTATAGTCATATTCGACGGGAAATTCCGTTTAAATGGTGAAATAGCAGGATCGATGCTAACCAGAGATACCAGGAGCCCGGAGATTGAAACTGATAAGGTTCCTCAGTGGCTGATTGATTTATCAGGGGCTAATATAAGCTCAGGTTTTGGATGGGCACTTGATCTGTCCTCCTCTCTGAAATTCTCTGAAAATATGCTCTCCGCATCATTCAAGCGTCTAGCGCCCGGCTTTGAAAGTATGGGTTCGCCATACTTAAGAAGTGATGAAATATCTATTGAAACCAGAGCTGACAGGTATTTCATGAACAGGCAGATGTCCGCCGGATTGTGGTACAGGTGGAAAACGGATAATCTTTTGGATACAAAATCATTCACTACGTCAGAAAGTGTTTACGGAATTCGGACGGGATTTCTTTTTGAAGATTTTCCAAGGATCTATATCAGTTATTCCCCTTCTTTCGTTGAAATGCGGGACAATTCCTCATCCAGTATAGAAACCTCCATGATCTCAATTTCCGCGAACTATAGAAGGGACATAGCAGACCTGGATGTGAATTCAGCTGTGGCTTTCACGATTTATGATAATTCGATGGGAACCGGCAGCAGTGATTACAGCTCGGTGAGCGGAGTACTCAGAGAAACTGTTTCACTTGAATTTCCGCTTACAATTACCGGCTGCGTCTCCACAAGACGAACAAGAACCGGCAGCGATCCTGTATGGAAGTACACTGGCGATCTGAGAGGCACATGGTATCCATCCAATTCCCTCTCAATGACTCTTGGAGGTTATTACACTACAGGAGACGGTGATACAAAAAAGACAGTTATACTTGTGATCATCTTATTGCAAGTTTGTCGGGGGAGTACTGCACGTATTCAAGTGTTTCTGAAGAGGATTACACGAATACCATTGGAGGCGCGGGAATCACCGTGATATGGTGATTATTTCGACGAGAGATTGAAACTCCTGATTAGCTTATAGAAGGAGTTTGAAATGAGAATAATAATTGCAGGAGTTATATGCCTTCTGGCATCTGTTTGATGTTGTACAATCCCTCAGAGAGCAGGCCTGGGAGAGCGAGTACATTCCTGAGTCAACCGTTCCGGTGGTACCGCTTACTGATTATGATGAGTTTGAAGTTATTGAGCTTTTCCGAGCGGAAACAATAGAAGAGCTTGAAGCTTCACTCACTGATGGTTATCCATATCCCTGGTTAGAAGAAACTCTCAGAGATGAAAGTATTCCCTGGGAGGACAGGTACTGGTTGGACTGCAGGATGAGAGCAGCCATTTCTCAGAACCTTCATGTTTTCTACGATACTGAGAATAATCCTGTTCATGTTGAAGCAGATGGAGTGTTCCCTGGGGAATTCTACTGGCGGGAACACATGATTGTTGATCCCGAGGGCTCGAATGTCCCTGAAGGCACAGTCCGTCCTACTCATAGTGAAAGAACTCAGCATATAGATATGGGATACCTGATTGATGCCTATGGATACAATGTAGGAAAGCTCAATATTGCAGTCAAAGGTATCCAATTATCAAGAGATGCGAGCATAGGTCTGATTATTACAGGACAGACTGGTGAATATTATAGTGCCCACGAGCAGTATTATGCTTGTCTTCTTTACCCTGATGGCTCATTCAGAGAGTTTCCTTTTAATGAGGTCGGATATTCTAGCGGATCTATTAGTGCAAATGGGAATATATTGGTGTTTTTTAGGCATAGCATTCCCGGAGATGAAGCAAGTTTCGTAGAAGTTTGGGATCGCGATGGTAACCTACTCAGGAGGTTTCCTTCTGAAATTGATTTCGAGATAATGAATGTTCCTCCAATCACATACGATGGACATCATGCTTCCTGCATTCTGCTAAATCCTTCAGCACATAGTGCTCTTGTAGATTGTGTTAACGGAGAAATAAGGCAAGTAACCGAGCATACTGGTACAGATATATCAACAACAATCTGCAATTTCAGCCCGGATGGTCGGTTCTTCTGTATTGGAGGAGCAACTAAAGGTCGAGTGATAGACTTGAATAACGGTTCAGTGTATGAGTTTCCTGAGACTACCGTCAGAGAAGATTGCTATAACGCAACACTAGTCAATTGTTCTAACTCTAGAATAGTCACGACTCTTACTACTAGATACAGTAATCGCTCTAATGAAGATGTTGAGATCAGTCTATACGTAGACAATACAAAAGTCTATTCCCAAAGAAT
The sequence above is a segment of the Candidatus Aegiribacteria sp. genome. Coding sequences within it:
- a CDS encoding PQQ-binding-like beta-propeller repeat protein; its protein translation is MLSLLLSMLMLVDRALLPTPQLLTQDFGQPPPPQLPVVVRLIPPAPGQMYVEDLWRISLNNTMSEVFSVYLFVTIEKAGAGLLMDATTSVFLLPPGYLELSSSEMSPISTNFYDPVFETSVGQMGGFPDGTYIITFYVYEEGGGLVGTGDFTQNVENHAAPELQYPTDNSEVTEPLPIFIWFPSFPPGIVEYSIRIVNILEGQSPESAISANPAWLTANDIFTEELVYPVYASSFKYGDSYAWQVEGFYDGSSVGKSEIWTFSCVNPGIFGEEGSEIWSFETGDRVQCSPAIALDGSIICGSFDGFIYSLDQKGSELWRYPAGGPVYAVAIGQDGRIFATGDFGICCIDPSGFLVWNNNMTGPVRACPLILPSGKLYAGSIEGIFYSIDTFSGEIADTLKTDNSIVLPAASDSSGTIYFTCDANSIYAVDDDSSGFTTKWTFRAGDSFSGGPVIFGDNIYAAAGKEVLCFSMDGSQIWNSRLPSQIYPGPVVSSNGTVYAGTWSGNIYALEWDTGRRAGAIPAGTVVTSTPALNITGSLFFGCDDACLHCFSASGFLLWKFETKGAVRSSPVIGIDGTVYFGSDDNWIYAIAGSGSGPMTDGWPQYCKNSFNNGFVDIPGEEQ